The proteins below are encoded in one region of Amorphus orientalis:
- a CDS encoding class I SAM-dependent DNA methyltransferase, with translation MSNDPAKSLDVVYAAENTADVAKRYDDWAKRYDTEMATLGYRHPNICLAMLTRYLPRGEGPVLDAGAGTGLLGEWMDIVGYKNAEALDISEGMLEVARGKNVYSAFHVAALGETLPMADNTYAAIVAAGVFTVGHVGKEGFDELIRITRPGGFLVVTIKDSLYNEGLGDHLKALEAKGVWTIVEETPSYVSMPGRPDTVPSRAVVLKVL, from the coding sequence ATGAGCAACGATCCAGCCAAAAGCCTTGATGTCGTCTATGCCGCGGAGAACACCGCGGACGTGGCCAAGAGGTACGACGACTGGGCCAAGCGCTACGACACGGAGATGGCCACCCTCGGCTATCGCCATCCCAACATCTGCCTGGCCATGCTGACCCGCTACCTGCCCCGCGGCGAGGGACCGGTGCTCGATGCCGGCGCCGGGACCGGACTGCTCGGCGAGTGGATGGACATTGTCGGCTACAAGAACGCCGAGGCGCTGGATATTTCCGAAGGCATGCTGGAAGTCGCGCGCGGCAAGAACGTCTATTCCGCGTTCCACGTGGCCGCCCTCGGCGAAACGCTGCCGATGGCCGACAACACCTACGCGGCGATCGTCGCGGCCGGCGTGTTCACGGTCGGCCATGTCGGCAAGGAAGGCTTCGACGAGCTGATCCGCATCACCCGACCCGGCGGCTTCCTGGTCGTGACGATCAAGGATTCGCTCTACAACGAGGGCCTCGGCGACCATCTGAAGGCGCTCGAAGCCAAGGGCGTGTGGACGATCGTGGAAGAGACGCCGTCCTACGTTTCCATGCCGGGCCGGCCCGACACGGTGCCGAGCCGTGCCGTGGTGCTGAAGGTCCTTTAG
- a CDS encoding choline/ethanolamine kinase family protein, with product MDTDTALARLRTVPGFEGVSASEVAIERLGGLTNIVFKVVREGKTYLLRIPGEGTESYIDRKVESHNAVAAARAGVSPEVFHFDADSGLMLADYIDAPTMSPDLFRTTPGAPTRAARAFKQLHTSGQTFEFRFELFSMIDDYLKLLGEKNAQLPDGYHDVVAEAEAVREALDAHPAALAPCHCDPLCENFLDAGDRMWIVDWEYSGMNDPLWDLGDLSVEAGFTAEHDREMMEAYCDGPVDAATFGRMVIYKAMCDLLWTLWGLIQHADGNPAEDFWAYSEERFARCKALMASPDFADHLAAVRKG from the coding sequence ATGGACACCGACACGGCCCTTGCCCGCCTCCGGACCGTTCCCGGTTTCGAAGGCGTCTCTGCGAGCGAGGTTGCCATCGAACGGCTGGGCGGGCTCACCAACATCGTCTTCAAGGTGGTGCGGGAGGGGAAGACCTATCTCCTCCGCATCCCGGGAGAAGGCACCGAGAGCTACATCGACCGCAAGGTGGAATCCCATAACGCGGTCGCTGCGGCGAGGGCCGGTGTGTCTCCGGAGGTTTTTCATTTCGACGCCGACAGCGGGCTGATGCTCGCCGACTACATCGATGCGCCGACCATGTCTCCGGATCTGTTCCGTACGACCCCCGGCGCACCGACCCGCGCCGCGAGGGCGTTCAAGCAGCTCCACACCAGCGGCCAGACCTTCGAGTTCCGCTTCGAGCTGTTCTCCATGATCGACGACTATCTGAAGCTGCTCGGCGAGAAGAACGCCCAGCTTCCCGACGGTTATCATGACGTGGTGGCGGAGGCCGAAGCGGTCCGCGAGGCGCTGGACGCGCATCCGGCAGCCCTTGCCCCGTGCCATTGCGATCCGCTGTGCGAGAACTTCCTCGATGCGGGCGATCGCATGTGGATCGTCGACTGGGAGTATTCGGGAATGAACGATCCGCTCTGGGATCTCGGCGATCTCTCGGTGGAGGCGGGGTTCACGGCTGAGCACGACCGGGAAATGATGGAAGCCTACTGCGACGGCCCGGTCGACGCGGCGACCTTCGGCCGGATGGTCATCTACAAGGCCATGTGCGACCTGCTGTGGACGCTCTGGGGCCTGATCCAGCACGCCGACGGCAATCCGGCTGAGGACTTCTGGGCCTATTCGGAAGAGCGCTTCGCCCGCTGCAAGGCCCTGATGGCGAGCCCCGACTTCGCCGATCATCTGGCCGCCGTGCGCAAGGGCTGA
- a CDS encoding FadR/GntR family transcriptional regulator: MLAARSDTSLAGNGSSLTTALAAELGRRIASGRLGAGDLLPTESEIQLEFGVSRTVVREAIRHLSSKGLVSVRPKVGTKVRPETDWNMLDGEVMRWHLLAETPRPFIEALYEMRLINEPAAARMAATRIGDEDRRALSAALEGMARHPRGSQELIDADLAFHRIVLQATGNPILRSLGAMIESSLSISFSLSWRQNPQEETVRQHALVHDAIVAGDDVLAEIYMRRLIESAFNDVILALYDEGGAASPEDDRSTPAA, from the coding sequence GTGCTTGCGGCGCGTTCCGATACGTCCCTTGCCGGCAACGGATCCAGCCTGACGACGGCACTCGCTGCCGAGCTCGGCCGCCGGATCGCTTCCGGCCGTCTGGGAGCCGGCGACCTGCTGCCGACCGAATCCGAGATTCAGCTCGAATTCGGGGTATCGCGTACCGTCGTGCGCGAGGCCATCCGTCATCTCTCCAGCAAGGGTCTGGTCTCGGTGCGCCCCAAGGTGGGCACGAAGGTCCGCCCGGAGACCGACTGGAACATGCTCGACGGTGAGGTGATGCGCTGGCATCTGCTCGCCGAGACGCCGCGTCCCTTCATCGAGGCGCTTTACGAGATGCGCCTCATCAACGAGCCGGCGGCCGCCCGGATGGCAGCCACCCGCATCGGCGACGAGGACCGGCGCGCCCTCTCGGCGGCACTGGAGGGGATGGCCCGGCATCCGCGCGGCTCCCAGGAGCTGATCGACGCCGATCTCGCCTTCCACCGCATCGTCCTGCAGGCGACCGGCAACCCGATCCTGCGGTCGCTCGGCGCCATGATCGAAAGCTCGCTCTCGATTTCCTTCTCCCTGAGCTGGCGGCAGAACCCCCAGGAAGAGACCGTCCGGCAGCACGCCCTCGTTCACGACGCCATCGTCGCCGGCGACGACGTGCTGGCCGAGATCTACATGCGGCGCCTGATCGAGAGCGCCTTCAACGACGTCATCCTGGCGCTCTACGACGAAGGCGGCGCCGCGAGCCCGGAAGACGACCGGTCCACGCCGGCCGCCTGA
- a CDS encoding HAD family hydrolase: MSKIKGIVFDKDGTLVDYARTWVPINVRAAEHAASGDPDLKARLLALGGHDPQTHVVAGGSLLAAGHTGEIAEAWVGAGASHDHATLVEALDAIFTEGAEGSVAVTDLAALFERLLARGVAVGVATSDSAAGARATLKSIGLDGHTFFVAGYDSGHGGKPQPGMVLAFCRDNGLEPGEVAVVGDNLHDIRMGRAAGCALCVGVLTGTASREELEAEADHVIGGIDELEALFDRLDAWPEGAAA, translated from the coding sequence ATGTCGAAAATCAAAGGCATCGTGTTCGACAAGGACGGAACCCTCGTCGACTATGCCCGCACATGGGTGCCGATCAACGTCCGTGCCGCCGAACACGCAGCAAGTGGCGATCCGGATCTCAAGGCGCGGCTTCTCGCGCTCGGTGGGCACGATCCGCAGACCCACGTCGTCGCAGGCGGCAGTCTTCTGGCCGCCGGCCATACCGGCGAGATCGCCGAGGCATGGGTTGGGGCGGGCGCCTCGCACGATCACGCGACTTTGGTGGAAGCGCTGGACGCCATCTTCACGGAGGGGGCCGAAGGCTCCGTCGCGGTCACCGATCTCGCCGCGCTGTTCGAACGGCTGCTTGCGCGGGGGGTCGCCGTCGGGGTGGCCACGAGCGACAGCGCGGCCGGAGCGCGGGCGACACTGAAATCGATCGGCCTGGACGGGCACACATTCTTCGTCGCCGGCTACGACAGCGGCCACGGCGGCAAGCCGCAGCCGGGCATGGTGCTGGCGTTCTGTCGGGACAATGGGCTTGAGCCCGGAGAGGTCGCCGTGGTCGGCGACAATCTGCACGACATCCGGATGGGTCGTGCGGCCGGCTGCGCGCTCTGTGTTGGCGTTCTGACCGGAACCGCCAGCCGCGAGGAACTGGAGGCGGAAGCCGATCACGTGATCGGCGGCATCGATGAACTGGAAGCGCTGTTCGACCGGCTGGATGCTTGGCCGGAAGGGGCGGCGGCCTGA
- a CDS encoding DeoR/GlpR family DNA-binding transcription regulator, which yields MHKTARYSAIMHALETSGSCSVADLTRRLGVSDETVRRDIKALAARGLVERVHGAVLLPERTAEAEFEKRMALNAAEKAAIARRAAEEIQDGDAVMIDNGATTAYVARALLARRDLFVITNGTDIARTLVRGKGNRVHLAGGEIRASDNAAFGETTIQFIRNFRARYAILSIGAVHPQGGFMDFHLQEAELARAMIEQSTHSMVVADHTKFRTQAPVKVCGLDGIGTLVCDQPPPEPLAEALTHYEARVLSVSEEGQPEPELAPL from the coding sequence GTGCACAAGACTGCCCGCTACAGTGCCATCATGCACGCCCTTGAAACCTCAGGCTCCTGTTCGGTCGCCGATCTGACGCGCCGGCTCGGCGTGTCCGACGAAACGGTCAGACGCGACATCAAGGCGCTGGCCGCGCGCGGCCTGGTCGAACGGGTGCACGGTGCCGTCCTGCTGCCCGAACGCACCGCCGAGGCGGAGTTCGAAAAGCGAATGGCGCTGAACGCCGCGGAAAAGGCAGCGATCGCCCGCCGAGCGGCCGAGGAGATCCAGGACGGCGACGCCGTGATGATCGACAACGGCGCGACCACCGCCTACGTGGCGCGGGCGTTGCTGGCCCGACGTGACCTGTTCGTCATCACCAACGGAACCGACATCGCCCGCACGCTGGTGCGCGGCAAGGGCAACCGGGTGCATCTCGCCGGAGGAGAAATCCGCGCCAGCGACAACGCCGCCTTCGGCGAGACCACCATCCAGTTCATCCGCAACTTCCGCGCCCGCTACGCAATCCTGTCCATCGGCGCCGTCCATCCCCAGGGCGGCTTCATGGACTTCCATCTTCAGGAGGCGGAACTGGCGCGGGCGATGATCGAGCAATCCACCCACTCGATGGTGGTGGCGGACCACACCAAGTTCCGGACCCAGGCCCCGGTCAAGGTCTGCGGGCTGGACGGGATCGGCACGCTGGTTTGCGACCAGCCGCCGCCGGAGCCGCTCGCCGAAGCGCTCACCCACTACGAGGCCCGCGTCCTGAGCGTGTCTGAGGAAGGCCAGCCGGAGCCCGAGCTGGCCCCTCTCTAG
- a CDS encoding choloylglycine hydrolase family protein — protein sequence MKTVRKSLARLAATTIAAAIAFVPAAQACTGITLTAQDGTVVRARTMEFNVNLKSEVILVPRGYERTGTTPDGKPGLKWKAKYANVGTNPEGLPYVVDGLNEKGLSMGLFYFDQSAKYQPYSPDDAAKTMASWQLGSYILDNFATVDEVKAALPDIVVAPVVFEAFGIILPVHFIVTDPTGASIVIEYVGGELTIHDNGIGIITNNPPFDWHMTNLQNYVNLGVTNVPPQKLGDVTIQGLGQGTGLLGMPGDFTSPSRFVRAAIFAHGIGPVDDSADAVFQAFHILNNFDIPKGVARADEKSSDGKISADYTQWTSANDLASKRFYFRTYENSDIRFVDLTKQKLDGADIQTWSMGGYETAQEVGAPN from the coding sequence ATGAAAACTGTCAGGAAATCCCTGGCCCGGCTCGCCGCCACAACGATCGCTGCGGCCATTGCCTTCGTTCCCGCCGCTCAGGCCTGTACGGGAATCACGCTGACGGCGCAGGACGGGACCGTCGTCCGCGCCCGGACGATGGAATTCAACGTCAACCTGAAGTCGGAGGTCATCCTGGTTCCGCGCGGCTACGAGCGCACCGGGACGACGCCGGACGGCAAGCCCGGCCTCAAGTGGAAAGCCAAGTACGCCAATGTCGGGACCAACCCCGAGGGCCTTCCCTATGTCGTCGACGGTTTGAACGAGAAGGGCCTGTCGATGGGGCTGTTCTATTTCGATCAGTCGGCCAAGTATCAGCCCTATTCGCCCGACGATGCCGCGAAGACGATGGCGTCCTGGCAGCTCGGGTCGTACATCCTCGACAACTTTGCGACCGTCGATGAAGTGAAGGCGGCGTTGCCGGACATCGTCGTCGCGCCGGTGGTCTTCGAGGCGTTCGGCATCATTCTGCCGGTGCACTTCATCGTCACCGATCCGACCGGCGCCTCGATCGTCATCGAGTATGTCGGCGGCGAATTGACCATCCACGACAACGGAATCGGGATCATCACCAACAACCCGCCGTTCGACTGGCACATGACCAATCTGCAGAATTACGTGAACCTGGGCGTGACCAACGTCCCGCCGCAGAAGCTCGGCGACGTCACCATCCAGGGTCTGGGTCAGGGAACGGGTCTGCTCGGCATGCCGGGCGACTTCACCTCCCCGTCCCGTTTCGTGCGGGCCGCGATCTTCGCGCACGGCATCGGTCCGGTCGACGACAGCGCCGACGCCGTCTTTCAGGCCTTCCACATCCTGAACAACTTCGACATCCCGAAGGGCGTCGCACGCGCGGACGAGAAGAGCTCGGACGGCAAGATCTCGGCCGACTACACCCAGTGGACCAGCGCCAACGATCTGGCCAGCAAGCGGTTCTATTTCCGCACTTACGAGAACAGCGACATCCGCTTCGTCGACCTGACCAAGCAGAAGCTGGACGGCGCCGACATCCAGACCTGGTCGATGGGCGGCTATGAGACCGCCCAAGAGGTGGGCGCACCGAACTAG